The proteins below are encoded in one region of Oncorhynchus gorbuscha isolate QuinsamMale2020 ecotype Even-year linkage group LG01, OgorEven_v1.0, whole genome shotgun sequence:
- the LOC124041689 gene encoding tripartite motif-containing protein 16-like, whose amino-acid sequence MTSTWEKKHEATGQLQKICSHHNKLLEVYCCTDQHCICLLCVMDEHKGHDTVSVVAERTEKQNSAQTEVEDSERIFTELIHSIKTRHSEVTELNRAQEKAEVSWAEGLLEQLEQEVAELRRKDADIKQLSHTEAHIHFLQSFQSLCVLPGSKAVPSISVKSYDCVKKCVSDLKKPLQNLMKKNMVKISGAVKKVYIVPLTDPNTREFLKYSC is encoded by the exons ATGACCTCAACCTGGGAAAAAAAACATGAAGCCACTGGACAACTACAGAAGATCTGCTCTCATCACAATAAATTGCTGGAGGTTTACTGCTGTACCGATCAACACTGTATctgtctgctgtgtgtgatgGATGAACATAAAGGGCATGATACGGTGTCAGTTGTAGCTGAAAGGACTGAGAAACAG AACTCTGCACAGACAGAAGTGGAGGACAGTGAGAGGATCTTTACTGAGCTGATCCACTCCATTAAAACAAGGCACTCTGAGGTGACGGAGCTGAACAGAGCCCAGGAGAAGGCTGAAGTGAGTTGGGCTGAAGGACTCCTGGAGCAACTGGagcaggaggtggctgagctgaggAGGAAAGATGCTGATATAAAGCAGCTCTCTCACACAGAGGCCCACATCCATTTCCTCCAG AGTTtccagtctctctgtgtccttcctGGATCTAAAGCCGTACCCAGCATCTCTGTCAAATCTTATGattgtgtgaagaaatgtgtctcTGACCTGAAAAAGCCACTACAAAACTTGATGAAAAAGAACATGGTGAAGATATCTGGAGCAG TGAAAAAGGTTTACATTGTTCCACTTACTGATCCCAATACCAGAGAGTTCTTGAAAT ACTCCTGCTAG